Sequence from the Methanosarcina siciliae T4/M genome:
TATTCTGACAATGGTGATGTACGGTGCAAGGGCATCCCTTTTCGTCGGGTTTGCGGTTGTAAGTGTTTCGCTTGCGGTAGGAGTAGTACTTGGCGTTCTGGCAGGGTATTACGGCGGCTGGCTGGATGAGATTATCATGCGGCTGACGGATAGTTTCCTTGCATTTCCGTCGATGTTTCTGGCCCTTGCAATTACCGCATTTCTGGGTCAGGGGATGGAAAACATGATGCTTGCTTTAATTGTTGTCGAGTGGACGGTGTTTGCGAGAGTTGCACGCGGTTCAACCCTTGACGTCAAGACAAAAGGCTATGTCCGGGCCTCCCGCTGGGTCGGTGCTTCAAACAGTTATGTGATGATAAAGCATATCCTTCCGAATATTATCTCACCTGTTTTGATAATGGCAACGCTTGGAATTGGGAACGTGATTCTGGCAGCAGCCGGTTTAAGTTTCCTCGGGCTTGGGGTGCAGCCCGCAACACCGGAGTGGGGTGCGATGCTGAATGCAGGCAGGACCTATGTCACAACCGCTCCCTGGCTGATGCTCTTCCCGGGTCTTTTTATCATGATAACCGTGCTTGCGTTCAACTACTTCGGCGACGGACTGCGGGATGCACTTGACCAGAAGATGAAAAATATTGAGCTTGAAGGGAGGTTCTGATATGCCTGATGTGTTGCTGAAAGTATCCGGGGTTTCCGTATCAATCCCAACCGGACAGGGATCAGTTCACGCAGTTGATGATGCGGTATTTTCTATTAATAGACATGAGGTGTTTTCACTGATAGGGGAGTCAGGAAGCGGAAAATCGATACTTGGCCAGGCAATAATGCGGCTGCTTCCCCCGAATGCAGTGTTTTCCGGGAAAGTGGAACTTGGCGGTACAGAGATATCCGCTCTTTCCGAAAAAGAGATGCAGAAAGTCCGCGGCAAAACGGTTGCATCAATTGCCCAGAACCCGTATCTTGCGATGAATCCCGGGATAAGAGTTGGCACTCAGATTGCTGAGCCGATGCGGGCACATCTCGGGATAAGTAAAGAGGACGCAAAGACCAGGGCTTGCCGGGCTCTGAAGTATTTTGACATCATCCCTTCCGAGGTGCGGGAAAGGGAATACCCGTTCCAGTACAGCGGCGGAATGCTGCAGCGGGCTATGGTTGCAATGGGAACGGCTGCAGATCCCGAGCTGATCATCGCTGATGAACCAACAAAAGGTGTTGATGTGCTAAAAAAGCGCAATATTGCGGCAATTTTTAAGAAGGTTGTCTCGAAAGGTTGTGCGTTTCTTTTAATTACGCATGATGTCGGTTTTGCTCGGGTGATGTCGGACCGAATCGCGGTAAACTACTGCGGGCAGATAATAGAGATTGCAGGAAAGGACCCGTTTTTCAAAGAGCCTCTGCATCCATATTCAAAAGCGCTTCTGGATGCGGTGCCGGAACGCGGCATGCACCCCATTCCGGGCCAGTCCCCTTCAATGATTGCGGTGCCGGAAGGCTGCAGGTTTCATCCGCGATGCCCGTACAAAACGGACAGATGCCTGACTGATCCGCCGGTTGTGGAATTGGGGGGAAGATGTGTGAGGTGCTGGATGTATGCTTAAGGCAGAGAATCTGCGTTATGTTTACACCTCCGGCCTGATTAAAACCACCAAAAAGACAGCTGTCTGCAGCGTGGATCTTGAGATTCTTCCGGGCGAGACGGTAGCTATTGTCGGAGAGTCAGGGTGCGGAAAATCAACGCTTGCAAAGCTGCTTGTCCAGCAACTGTCACCGGCTTCAGGGGAAGTGTTTTTCGACGAGACGAAACTGACGGGGATGAGCTGGAAGAAGCTCCGGAAGTTTATGGGAAAAATCCAGTTAATCCCCCAGAACCCGGCTGATGTGCTTGATCCGAGATGGACGGTTGAAAGGTCGGTTGCCGAGCCGCTGGTGATTTCCAGGGCTTTTTCCAGAGAGGATATTTCGGCAAAGGTAGATGCCCTGTTTGCGGAAGTGGGGCTTTCTGCAGAGCACAAGCCCCGATATCCGCATGAGCTGTCAGGAGGAGAGCTGCAGAGGGTGGTAATTGCCAGGGCGCTTGCTCTGAAGCCCGAGCTGCTGGTCTGCGATGAAGCGACCTCAATGCTCGATGTGTCGGTACAGGCGTTTATTGTGGCGGTGCTCAAAGAGATTCAGAAGAAACGAGAGCTTGGAATGGTGTTTATCACGCACGACCTGGAGACGGCAAAGGCTGTTTCGGACCGGGGGCTGGTGATGTATGCAGGTGAAATTGTTGAGGAAGGAAAGGATGTCTTTGATCAGCCTCTGCACCCGTATACGCGTGCCCTTCTGGATGCAGTACGGTATGTGTCGCTTGAGCTTGTGCTTCCCGAGGAAGGAGAAGCGCAGCCAGCTGGTTTTTCGGGCTGTCCCTACTTCAGATTGTGCCGGGAGAGAACGGACATGTGCAAAGAACCTCAAAAATTGAGGGATGTTTCGGGGAGATTGGTGAGGTGCTGGAAAGCAAAATGACTGCAATCCAGACATTGTTATCCAGAAACTGTTTTATCCACAGGAATTACGTGTGCAGGAAAAGAAAAACTAAGAGGATATCTTCTAGATCCTGAGATAGTAAACAAATCAATCGGAAATCACTTTTTTCGGAAAAAAAGGTTAAAAAGAGCCGGTTTAAAAAGAAAAGTTGATTCGGCCAGTCAGAATCTTCTGCAAATCTGCTCTACTTCTCTTTTCGCCTGCACTTCTACTTCATATTTTTTCTTTGATCTTCACAAAAAGCTGCTTTAAGGTGTCTTCATTACTCTTTGTGAACTCAAAGGAAGAATCCATGAAGGGCTCGAAGTGAACAGCCACGTCATCGAGCCTGTAGAAGGTTCCATCGCATTCCATTGCATCAATAACAGCCGGAAGCACGACATCCGAGGCAATTATGGTAGGACACGGAGCAATGTCCAGGCAGATCAGGGGAATTTCTGAAAGGTAAGCTGCACAATCCGCAGGGACCTCGTTTAAAAGATCGGTGCCTATCACAAAGACAGCGTCCACATCCCTTTCCCGCAACAAATCCACTGTGGTGAACTCCCCGGGGTTGTAACGGGGATATCCCTTCATGAAGTCAAGTCCGAAAGGATAGCCGTACATGCCGGATGCGACCTGGTTAAAGCCTGCAACATTGCAGTGACTGCGGAGAACTCCAAGGGTAAACTTGGTATAATTGTTCAGTTCCTTTACGAGGTTCATGGCAATTTCGACGTTTCTGTGCTTCCCGATTGAAGAAGAAAGCCCAACTCCTACCGAGATTGAACCGAAGTTACAGTTTTTCATCATATAGAGCATCTGCTCCATCAAAAAGGTGGGAATTCCCGTGACTTCTTCTATTGAGGGATGAGGGGTTTTTCCGTGGAGCAGGGTCAAAAGGCCACTTATCAGTTCGTAATCGGAGTTAGGTTTGAGCTGCACGTGCAGGTCGGAAGCCTCGGAAGTGAGAGTTTTTCTCGGGTCCACCGTTATAACTGTCCGGTCAAAAATTCCTCTTCTGGTCCAGTAACCTCTCGGGAAAACTCCGTACCTGGACATCTGCCGGGGCATAGATTCGAGAGGATTGGTTCCCCAGTAGACCACAAGGTCTCCCCTATTCTTCTTCTGTCCTTCCGTTGCACCTGTTTTTCCTGACTCCTGGAGTCCCATAGCTGCAGGCCCGTTCCCCAGAGTAGTATTGGAATCCACAACCGCACCCAGATATTCTCCAATTCGAAGTCCGATTTCATGCGTTTCGCAGGAAATATCACTGCCCATAAAAAGCAGAGGACGTTTTGCCGAAACAAGGATATCAGCAGCTTTTTCGAGGGCTTCGTCCCAGAGAACAGGCTTTAATTTTCCTTCAAACTTTATAAGGGGCTGTTTGAGTCTCCGGGAACTGGCAAGCGCCTTGAACCTGGCATTCCCAACTTTACATATATTTTTAGCTTCAATTGCTCCGTTTCTGAATTTAACCTGAATATCGTCGCAGACAGCCCCACAGGCAGGACAAATTATGTTTTTGAAAAACATAATCATCACCCTCCGATATTAACATCCAAAACCGTCGAATCAGAGTTCGTTCCAGAAAAATCGGATAATAGCTTATAATCTTGCATTTTGCGTACCTCTCACCATTGTTCCGTGCGCTGTACAGCAGTTCATTTTCATGCTGAAAGAGCAGAGCACAGCATTGCATAGCACTGTTTCATTTTTATGAACTAGTACTCCAATGTCAACAGGTTTAGGAATACGCCTTTTCCCTGCAGCCAGGAAGACGGGTGGGGGAATCAAGGAAAGCACAGGACTTTCCGGGTCCCAATAGAAAAAAACCGTGTTCAAGTTTCTTTGCTGTCATTTACCAGTTAACGATTCCCAAATCCAGGTTCGCCATCGGTAAATTGTTTTATCTCAAGTTATATATAAACAGCATAAAGAATTTACATTCGAAAGTAAATTTACGATAAGATATAAACATATCGACTCTTAACGTATTTGAGTAGAAAATCTATCCCATTCCCGGATATAAATCATGATAAGAGAAGCGAAGCTAAAGTTAGCAAGTTATATATAAAAGTAACTATATATACAGGCCGGCGGAAGTTGCCTTCCGTATTGAATGGAGGATTAAAAAATGAAACTGAGTGCACGTAACGTTTTGAAAGGCAAGGTTAAAAGCATTGTCACCGGAATGGTTAACACTGAATTTGTAATCGAATTGCCAGAGGGAACGGAAATCACTTCCATCATCACAAAAACATCAGCTGAGAGTATGAATTTGAAAGTCGGAAGCGAAGTATGCGCAGCACTCAAGGCCTCAAATGTGATGATAGCCACAGATTAAAATCTGGACTTATTGTCAATTAATAAGAGAGAGGAACAGAGATACTAATTCCGCTTTCCAGAGCAGCACCTAAAAACCTGCTTGATTATCAACAGGACCTTAAAAAAGAAACGGATAAATTATATACCTGTGTACAGCTACGGAATGTAGAATCTTAGCTCGATACAATGTTTTTTGAAAGGGCTTAAATCGAATTTCTAGATAGGTTCAAATATAATCCAAGACCAGTAAAAGTGGGGAATTGATTACCTATTGGTGGATAATTAATTGCCTGTAAGGAGGAGAAAAATATGAAATTGAGCGCACGCAATGTCTTTAAGGGGAAGGTAAAAAGTATCGTCATCGGAATGGTCAATGCGGAAATTGTAGTAGAATTGCCAAGTGGAACAGAAGTCACTTCCATCATTACGAAGACCTCGGCTGAAAATATGAAGTTGAAAGAAGGAAGCGAAGTATACGCAGCATTCAAGGCCACAAGTGTAATGATAGCCATAGACTGAAAGTTTTGCTTTCTTTTGTCATTGTATAGGGAATAAAATAGTAAAAACCCTTTTTCCACTTTCCGTGGTATACACAAAAAGCTGCCGGTATCATCAGCTCTTGCCTCAAAAGAGGCAGACAATGTGGAGTGGAATGGATCTGCGGAAAGTGGATATATCTTATCTCATAGTTTTGGTAATTGGCTCAAATTATTTCACTATTATTCTGGATGCTTAACTCCATAACGTAATGTTCCAAGGATAAATTGGCTTCTTTAATCGGCATCTGATGATATACCAGTTTTTCTTTAAAGTTTCTGTAAAGTTTCAAATTTTAAAAATAATTATAGTCCAAAAATCGATATTATTGGACCGTTTTCATGTTCCGCAAACAAAAATCACGCTTCGAACTTGCAGAGGTTCGGGAATCTTCTTATACTATTATTAAAATACAGAAGAATCGTTGTGTACATAAAAACATAACGACTTATTATAAAAACATCTTAAATTTTTGCGAGAACAAAATTAAAGAGAAAAAAAATTGATTTGTGTTGCCGAAGGTTCATCGTTATCGATTTTGATTTCAACCGTGTGTGTAATCAATCACAAAAAAAATATTTTGAGTAGGTGATGTTATGCGAAAAGAACTGATTGTTCTGTTAGTATTATTAGGTGTATTCCTTGCAATAGGATGTGCTGAAAACGGAAGCGAAGCCGTAAACGAAACAGGTACCCCCACAGCAGAAACCCCGGTATCCGAACAGGAGTCCGAAACTATTTTAGTCTCTGCAGCTGCCAGCCTTACCGAAGTCTTTACGGATATGGAATCCCAGTTTGAAGCCGAAAACCCTGGTGTAGACGTTAACTTCAACTTTGCAGGGTCCGGAAGCCTGCGTACGCAAATAGAGGGAGGAGCTCCGGTTGATGTTTTTGCTTCAGCTTCCCAGAGCCACATGGATATACTTGCCGGAAAGGAGTTAATTGAGAACAGCTCAAGAGAAGACTTTGCTCAGAACTCCCTTGTGCTCATAGTCCCATCAAGCAGTACCCTCAACATAAGCGGAATAGAAGACCTGACTTCTTCTGAAGTTGAGAGGATCGCGATCGGAAATCCCGAAACAGCCCCCGTAGGCAAATATACAACCCAGTCTCTTACCGAAGCAGGCATCTGGGACCAGCTGGAAGGAAAGACAATACTCGCCGAAGATGTAAAACAGGTCCTTGTATATGTTGAAAGAGGGGAAGTGGATGCAGGTTTTGTGTACATGACCGATGCAAAGACTGCAGAACCAGGAACAATCGAAATCGTTACAACAGTGCCTGTAACTACCCCAATTAGCTACCCGATAGCTGTGGTTTCGGCGTCTGAGAACAAAGAAGAAGCACAGGAATTCATCGATTTCGTAACAGGAGAGGAAGGCCAGGAAATACTCGAAGAATACGGGTTCACTCCCGAATCCGCAACGGCATAAGCTAGAAACAGAAGCTAAAGCATAAGCTAGAAACAGAAGCTAAAGCATAAGCTAAAAACTTAAGACTAAAAAGTAAGATCAAAACGTAAGAAATGATACCTATGCTGGACAAGATATGGTTTCCTTTATCACTCACACTCTGGATAGCAGCTATATCGTCTTTTTTCGTACTGTTCAGTGGCGTAGCCATAGCTTATGTGTTTGCAAGGCGGGATTTCAGGGGAAAAGGACTTGCGGAACTATTACTAACTCTTCCCCTTGTCCTTCCCCCTACCGTAATTGGTTACCTTCTTGTTGTCCTGGTAGGAAGAAATGGATTTTTAGGGCAGATGATTCTGAATTTTCTGGGGACAGGGATCATGTTCACCTGGCAGGCAGCAGTTATTGCAGCCTATACGGTTTCCCTTCCCCTGATGGTATATACTGCAAAAGCAGCTATTGAAGCAGTGGACAGAGAAATCGAATATGCAGCCTACATCCTTGGAAAAAGTGAACTTGAGACCGCTCTGAAAATAACCCTCCCTATTGCAAAAAAAGGAATACTGGCAGGACTCATACTTAGTTTTGCCAGGGCTATGGGAGAATTCGGAGCAACCCTTATGCTGGCAGGAAATATCCCGGGAAAAACGAACACAATGTCGATCTCAATATACAGCGCTTTTCAGGCAGGGAATAACGAACTTGCCCAGTTGCTGGTCTTAATCCTGGTCTTTATGTCCCTGCTGACCATTGCACTGACCGGAAGATTCGCAGGAAGATTAGAGGTATGAGATTGGGCATTAAAGTTGATATTAAAAAACGCTATAGTGAAGCTGAAATCAAAGGAAAAAAAAGCCCTGGAAAAGCTTTTACCCTGGATGTCAGCTTTGAGATGGATAACGAACTTGTGGTGCTTTTTGGGTCGTCGGGGTCCGGGAAGACCACGATGTTCAAATGCATTTCAGGAATCACACAGCCTGATAGCGGAAAAATAACTGTAGGAAGTAAAGTATACTACGATAAAGACAAAAAAATTAACCTGCCAATTCAGAAACGTAATCTTGGTTACGTATTTCAGAACTATACCCTCTTCCCCCACATGACAGTAAGAAAAAACATCGAATGTGGCCTCAAAAGTTGGGAAAAAGAGGACAGGGAAGTAAGGGTTATGGAAATGCTGCACCTGCTCCATATTGAAGAGCTTGAAGCCCGCCGCCCTTCACAGATATCAGGCGGACAGAAACAGAGAGTAGCCCTTGCAAGGGCTCTTGCCCCCAAACCCGGGATTTTACTTCTGGATGAACCTTTTTCCGCACTGGACATGGAAATAAGGACCGAACTTGCCGATAAAATAAAAAAATTGCAAAAAAAGATAGAGGTACCTCTGTTATTCATTACTCACAGCCTGGAAGAAGCTTTTCTGCTGGCTGATAAGATTCTAATTCTAAAAGAAGGCAAGGTCCAGCAGTTCGGAACCCCGGAAGATATCTTTTATCATCCCAAAAACCTGAACGTGGCAGAACTTATAGGGATATCAAATATTTTTGACGATGCTTATGTGGAAGAACATGAGGATGAGTCGAGAAATGCAGTGCTAAGAAGTGGGGACATGAGGATAAAAACAGAATCTCCGAACTTCAAAGCAGGAGACAAAGTTTCCTGGGGGATCCATCCTGAGAACATAACTTTTTTGCCGGATTCCGGCTCTGAAGATCAGGACGAAAACATTTATTCCGCACATGCGAACAATATTATTAACAAGGGGCCTAAAAAAAGAATTGACCTTAAACTTGTCAAACATAACAAAACTCTGACTGCAGAAGTACCTGCCCAATTTGTAGATTCCCTGAATCTGTATGCAGGTTGTTTATGCCTGGTTAAACTGGAAAAGAGTAAAGTAGTGGCATTTCGCAATTTCTGACTCAACAAATAGAATATTTTATTGTAGATCGGATAATTTTACTTTGTTCCATTATCTTCCAGGAGCGCCAGCGGCAAATAACCTTATCGAAAACTATTATCCAAAATGCCTAAAAACCGATAACGAGAAGCAGTTTAAAACTGAGAAAGGGATTGAAAATCAGATTAAACTTACTCAAATGAAAAAGATTAAATTTACTTAAGAAACTACAAAAGTCATTTATGGAAGTGTTCAGATTATTTTCTCCATTTAAGCTTTAGTAAAATCTATTTTTGAAGCAGAGAAATTGAAGTTTAAGGGCAGGAAAAAAATGAGAAATCACTAAATTATGGAATTGTGTCATTTTTGTCAGAAAGTTTTTATATGCATATAATTATATATAGGGAGAGAGTATTATTATTTAAATCGACTGAGGCTCCAGATTTG
This genomic interval carries:
- the modA gene encoding molybdate ABC transporter substrate-binding protein codes for the protein MRKELIVLLVLLGVFLAIGCAENGSEAVNETGTPTAETPVSEQESETILVSAAASLTEVFTDMESQFEAENPGVDVNFNFAGSGSLRTQIEGGAPVDVFASASQSHMDILAGKELIENSSREDFAQNSLVLIVPSSSTLNISGIEDLTSSEVERIAIGNPETAPVGKYTTQSLTEAGIWDQLEGKTILAEDVKQVLVYVERGEVDAGFVYMTDAKTAEPGTIEIVTTVPVTTPISYPIAVVSASENKEEAQEFIDFVTGEEGQEILEEYGFTPESATA
- the modB gene encoding molybdate ABC transporter permease subunit, which codes for MIPMLDKIWFPLSLTLWIAAISSFFVLFSGVAIAYVFARRDFRGKGLAELLLTLPLVLPPTVIGYLLVVLVGRNGFLGQMILNFLGTGIMFTWQAAVIAAYTVSLPLMVYTAKAAIEAVDREIEYAAYILGKSELETALKITLPIAKKGILAGLILSFARAMGEFGATLMLAGNIPGKTNTMSISIYSAFQAGNNELAQLLVLILVFMSLLTIALTGRFAGRLEV
- a CDS encoding TOBE domain-containing protein, whose product is MKLSARNVFKGKVKSIVIGMVNAEIVVELPSGTEVTSIITKTSAENMKLKEGSEVYAAFKATSVMIAID
- a CDS encoding ABC transporter ATP-binding protein, which codes for MPDVLLKVSGVSVSIPTGQGSVHAVDDAVFSINRHEVFSLIGESGSGKSILGQAIMRLLPPNAVFSGKVELGGTEISALSEKEMQKVRGKTVASIAQNPYLAMNPGIRVGTQIAEPMRAHLGISKEDAKTRACRALKYFDIIPSEVREREYPFQYSGGMLQRAMVAMGTAADPELIIADEPTKGVDVLKKRNIAAIFKKVVSKGCAFLLITHDVGFARVMSDRIAVNYCGQIIEIAGKDPFFKEPLHPYSKALLDAVPERGMHPIPGQSPSMIAVPEGCRFHPRCPYKTDRCLTDPPVVELGGRCVRCWMYA
- a CDS encoding ABC transporter ATP-binding protein; protein product: MLKAENLRYVYTSGLIKTTKKTAVCSVDLEILPGETVAIVGESGCGKSTLAKLLVQQLSPASGEVFFDETKLTGMSWKKLRKFMGKIQLIPQNPADVLDPRWTVERSVAEPLVISRAFSREDISAKVDALFAEVGLSAEHKPRYPHELSGGELQRVVIARALALKPELLVCDEATSMLDVSVQAFIVAVLKEIQKKRELGMVFITHDLETAKAVSDRGLVMYAGEIVEEGKDVFDQPLHPYTRALLDAVRYVSLELVLPEEGEAQPAGFSGCPYFRLCRERTDMCKEPQKLRDVSGRLVRCWKAK
- a CDS encoding formylmethanofuran dehydrogenase subunit B, which codes for MFFKNIICPACGAVCDDIQVKFRNGAIEAKNICKVGNARFKALASSRRLKQPLIKFEGKLKPVLWDEALEKAADILVSAKRPLLFMGSDISCETHEIGLRIGEYLGAVVDSNTTLGNGPAAMGLQESGKTGATEGQKKNRGDLVVYWGTNPLESMPRQMSRYGVFPRGYWTRRGIFDRTVITVDPRKTLTSEASDLHVQLKPNSDYELISGLLTLLHGKTPHPSIEEVTGIPTFLMEQMLYMMKNCNFGSISVGVGLSSSIGKHRNVEIAMNLVKELNNYTKFTLGVLRSHCNVAGFNQVASGMYGYPFGLDFMKGYPRYNPGEFTTVDLLRERDVDAVFVIGTDLLNEVPADCAAYLSEIPLICLDIAPCPTIIASDVVLPAVIDAMECDGTFYRLDDVAVHFEPFMDSSFEFTKSNEDTLKQLFVKIKEKI
- a CDS encoding ABC transporter ATP-binding protein, with product MRLGIKVDIKKRYSEAEIKGKKSPGKAFTLDVSFEMDNELVVLFGSSGSGKTTMFKCISGITQPDSGKITVGSKVYYDKDKKINLPIQKRNLGYVFQNYTLFPHMTVRKNIECGLKSWEKEDREVRVMEMLHLLHIEELEARRPSQISGGQKQRVALARALAPKPGILLLDEPFSALDMEIRTELADKIKKLQKKIEVPLLFITHSLEEAFLLADKILILKEGKVQQFGTPEDIFYHPKNLNVAELIGISNIFDDAYVEEHEDESRNAVLRSGDMRIKTESPNFKAGDKVSWGIHPENITFLPDSGSEDQDENIYSAHANNIINKGPKKRIDLKLVKHNKTLTAEVPAQFVDSLNLYAGCLCLVKLEKSKVVAFRNF
- the nikC gene encoding nickel transporter permease, coding for MIEILKNRQITISLIILGGLIIMAVFAGVLAPYDYTEKDLQNRLQPPSSDHIFGTDHLGRDILTMVMYGARASLFVGFAVVSVSLAVGVVLGVLAGYYGGWLDEIIMRLTDSFLAFPSMFLALAITAFLGQGMENMMLALIVVEWTVFARVARGSTLDVKTKGYVRASRWVGASNSYVMIKHILPNIISPVLIMATLGIGNVILAAAGLSFLGLGVQPATPEWGAMLNAGRTYVTTAPWLMLFPGLFIMITVLAFNYFGDGLRDALDQKMKNIELEGRF
- a CDS encoding TOBE domain-containing protein, which translates into the protein MKLSARNVLKGKVKSIVTGMVNTEFVIELPEGTEITSIITKTSAESMNLKVGSEVCAALKASNVMIATD